The following proteins are encoded in a genomic region of Pseudorca crassidens isolate mPseCra1 chromosome 1, mPseCra1.hap1, whole genome shotgun sequence:
- the LOC137221424 gene encoding acyl-coenzyme A thioesterase 1-like encodes MVVSFPALLRPFRLCRWDPTPWARLAGPTKLRTGDPNSWAPARMAVTVTLKPAGRCRWDEPVSIAVRGLAPGQPVTLRASLRDEKDELFRAHARYCADAHGQLDLERAPALGGSFTGLEPMGLLWALEPEKPLLRLVKRDVQTPFAVELEVLHGHDPEAGGLLGRAVHERDFLAPGVRREPVRSGRVRATLFLPPGPAPFPGIVDISGTGRGLPEYRASLLAGKGFAVMALAYYNYEDLPKSIENLHLEYFEEAMNYLLNHPQVKGPGVGLLGISKGGELCLSMASFLKGITAAVIINGSVASVGGTLHYKGETLPPVGVSRSRVKVTTDGLTDILDVLNSPLEGPDQKSFIPVERAECAFLFLVGQDDHNWKSEFYANEASKRLQAHSKAKPQIICYPGAGHYIEPPYFPMCRASLHTLVGSPVIWGGEPRAHARAQVDAWQQLQTFFHKHLGGEKGPIPGML; translated from the exons ATGGTGGTCTCATTTCCGGCTCTCCTGCGACCCTTCCGACTCTGTCGATGGGACCCGACACCCTGGGCGCGGTTGGCAGGGCCTACAAAGCTCAGGACCGGTGACCCAAACTCTTGGGCCCCTGCCAGGATGGCGGTGACAGTGACGCTGAAGCCCGCGGGCCGCTGCCGCTGGGACGAGCCGGTGAGCATCGCCGTGCGCGGCCTGGCCCCGGGACAGCCGGTCACGCTGCGCGCGTCCCTGCGCGACGAGAAGGACGAGCTCTTCCGAGCCCACGCGCGCTACTGCGCCGACGCCCACGGCCAGCTGGACCTCGAGCGCGCGCCCGCGCTGGGCGGCAGCTTCACGGGCCTCGAGCCCATGGGGCTCCTCTGGGCTCTGGAGCCCGAGAAGCCCTTGCTGCGGCTGGTGAAGCGGGACGTGCAGACGCCCTTCGCCGTGGAGCTGGAGGTGCTCCATGGCCACGACCCGGAGGCCGGAGGGCTCCTGGGCCGGGCGGTGCACGAGCGCGACTTCCTGGCGCCGGGGGTGCGGCGCGAGCCCGTGCGCTCGGGCCGGGTGCGCGCCACGCTCTTCTTGCCGCCGG GACCTGCACCCTTTCCTGGGATTGTGGACATTTCTGGAACTGGACGTGGCCTTCCGGAATATCGAGCTAGTCTGCTGGCTGGGAAGGGTTTTGCTGTGATGGCTCTGGCTTATTATAACTATGAAGACCTCCCCAAGAGCATAGAGAACCTCCACCTGGAGTACTTTGAAGAAGCTATGAACTACCTGCTTAATCACCCTCAG GTAAAGGGCCCAGGGGTAGGGCTGCTTGGGATTTCCAAAGGAGGCGAACTCTGCCTCTCCATGGCCTCGTTCCTGAAGGGCATCACCGCGGCTGTCATCATCAATGGCTCTGTGGCCAGTGTCGGCGGAACCTTACACTACAAGGGAGAGACACTGCCGCCTGTGGGTGTCAGCCGAAGTCGAGTCAAGGTGACCACAGATGGCCTAACAGACATTTTGGATGTCCTGAACAGCCCTCTGGAAGGACCTGATCAGAAGAGCTTCATTCCTGTGGAAAGGGCTGAGTGTGCCTTCCTGTTCCTTGTGGGTCAGGATGACCACAACTGGAAGAGTGAATTCTATGCTAATGAGGCCTCTAAACGCTTGCAGGCCCATAGTAAGGCGAAGCCCCAGATCATCTGTTACCCAGGGGCGGGACACTACATTGAGCCTCCTTACTTCCCCATGTGCCGGGCTTCCCTGCACACCTTGGTGGGCAGTCCTGTCATCTGGGGAGGGGAGCCCAGGGCTCATGCCAGGGCCCAGGTGGATGCTtggcagcagctccagactttcttCCACAAACACTTGGGTGGGGAAAAGGGGCCAATCCCAGGAATGCTGTAA
- the LOC137221444 gene encoding peroxisomal succinyl-coenzyme A thioesterase-like isoform X1, whose amino-acid sequence MAVTVTLEPAGRRRWDEPVRIAVCGLAPGQPVTLRASLRDEKDALFRAHARYCADAHGQLDLERAPALGGSFAGLEPMGLLWALEPEKPFWRFLKRDVQTPFAVELEVLDGHDPDAQRLLGRAVHERDFLAPGVRREPVRAGRVRATLFLPPGPGPFPGIIDIFGVGGALLEYRASLLAGHGFATLALAYCDFEDLPKKFDTIHLDYFEEALCYMLQHTQVKGPGIGLLGISLGADICLSMASFLKNTSATVSINGSGFNGNKAIYYKENSIPPLGHDLRRMKVAFSGLLDIVDIRNDIVGGCENPCMIPIEKAQGPILFIVGQDDHNWRSELYAQIASERLQAHGKEKPQIISYPGTGHYIEPPYFPMCPASLHKLLDKPVIWGGEPRAHSKAQVDAWKQILTFFTKHLGACPKL is encoded by the exons ATGGCGGTGACAGTGACGCTGGAGCCCGCGGGCCGCCGCCGCTGGGACGAGCCGGTGCGCATCGCCGTGTGCGGCCTGGCCCCGGGACAGCCGGTCACGCTGCGCGCGTCCCTGCGCGACGAGAAGGACGCGCTCTTCCGAGCCCACGCGCGCTACTGCGCCGACGCCCACGGCCAGCTGGACCTCGAGCGCGCGCCCGCGCTGGGCGGCAGCTTCGCGGGGCTCGAGCCCATGGGGCTCCTCTGGGCTCTGGAGCCCGAGAAGCCTTTTTGGCGGTTTCTGAAGCGGGACGTGCAGACGCCCTTCGCCGTGGAGCTGGAGGTGCTCGATGGCCACGACCCTGACGCCCAGCGACTCCTGGGCCGCGCGGTGCACGAGCGCGACTTCCTGGCTCCCGGGGTGCGGCGTGAGCCAGTGCGCGCGGGCCGGGTGCGCGCCACGCTCTTCCTGCCGCCGG GACCAGGACCTTTCCCAGGGATCATTGACATCTTTGGTGTTGGAGGAGCCCTGTTGGAATATCGGGCCAGCCTTCTGGCTGGCCATGGCTTTGCCACATTGGCTCTAGCTTATTGTGACTTTGAAGATCTTCCCAAGAAATTCGACACCATACACCTGGACTACTTTGAAGAAGCCCTGTGCTACATGCTTCAACACACCCAG GTAAAGGGCCCTGGCATTGGACTTCTGGGCATTTCTTTAGGGGCTGATATTTGTCTCTCCATGGCCTCATTTTTGAAGAACACCTCAGCTACAGTTTCCATCAATGGATCTGGCTTCAATGGAAACAAAGCCATATACTACAAGGAGAATAGCATTCCACCACTGGGCCATGACCTAAGGAGAATGAAGGTAGCTTTTTCAGGCCTCCTGGACATTGTGGATATAAGGAATGATATTGTAGGGGGATGTGAGAACCCCTGCATGATTCCAATAGAGAAGGCCCAGGGGCCCATCCTCTTCATTGTTGGTCAGGATGACCATAACTGGAGGAGTGAGTTATACGCCCAGATAGCCTCTGAACGGTTACAGGCCCATGGGAAGGAAAAACCCCAGATCATCTCTTACCCTGGGACTGGGCATTACATTGAGCCTCCTTACTTTCCCATGTGCCCAGCTTCCCTACACAAATTATTGGACAAACCTGTGATCTGGGGTGGGGAGCCCAGGGCTCATTCTAAGGCCCAGGTAGATGCTTGGAAGCAAATTCTAACCTTCTTCACCAAACACCTTGGAGCTTGCCCCAAATTGTAA
- the LOC137221444 gene encoding peroxisomal succinyl-coenzyme A thioesterase-like isoform X2 gives MATTLTPSDSWAARCTSATSWLPGCGVSQCARAGCAPRSSCRRSTFETSLPSSPEASPGPGPFPGIIDIFGVGGALLEYRASLLAGHGFATLALAYCDFEDLPKKFDTIHLDYFEEALCYMLQHTQVKGPGIGLLGISLGADICLSMASFLKNTSATVSINGSGFNGNKAIYYKENSIPPLGHDLRRMKVAFSGLLDIVDIRNDIVGGCENPCMIPIEKAQGPILFIVGQDDHNWRSELYAQIASERLQAHGKEKPQIISYPGTGHYIEPPYFPMCPASLHKLLDKPVIWGGEPRAHSKAQVDAWKQILTFFTKHLGACPKL, from the exons ATGGCCACGACCCTGACGCCCAGCGACTCCTGGGCCGCGCGGTGCACGAGCGCGACTTCCTGGCTCCCGGGGTGCGGCGTGAGCCAGTGCGCGCGGGCCGGGTGCGCGCCACGCTCTTCCTGCCGCCGG AGCACTTTTGAGACTTCACTGCCTTCCTCACCTGAAGCCTCgcctg GACCAGGACCTTTCCCAGGGATCATTGACATCTTTGGTGTTGGAGGAGCCCTGTTGGAATATCGGGCCAGCCTTCTGGCTGGCCATGGCTTTGCCACATTGGCTCTAGCTTATTGTGACTTTGAAGATCTTCCCAAGAAATTCGACACCATACACCTGGACTACTTTGAAGAAGCCCTGTGCTACATGCTTCAACACACCCAG GTAAAGGGCCCTGGCATTGGACTTCTGGGCATTTCTTTAGGGGCTGATATTTGTCTCTCCATGGCCTCATTTTTGAAGAACACCTCAGCTACAGTTTCCATCAATGGATCTGGCTTCAATGGAAACAAAGCCATATACTACAAGGAGAATAGCATTCCACCACTGGGCCATGACCTAAGGAGAATGAAGGTAGCTTTTTCAGGCCTCCTGGACATTGTGGATATAAGGAATGATATTGTAGGGGGATGTGAGAACCCCTGCATGATTCCAATAGAGAAGGCCCAGGGGCCCATCCTCTTCATTGTTGGTCAGGATGACCATAACTGGAGGAGTGAGTTATACGCCCAGATAGCCTCTGAACGGTTACAGGCCCATGGGAAGGAAAAACCCCAGATCATCTCTTACCCTGGGACTGGGCATTACATTGAGCCTCCTTACTTTCCCATGTGCCCAGCTTCCCTACACAAATTATTGGACAAACCTGTGATCTGGGGTGGGGAGCCCAGGGCTCATTCTAAGGCCCAGGTAGATGCTTGGAAGCAAATTCTAACCTTCTTCACCAAACACCTTGGAGCTTGCCCCAAATTGTAA